From the genome of Halomonas sp. 1513, one region includes:
- a CDS encoding D-arabinose 5-phosphate isomerase, translated as MTDTSSFRTSACRTLDLEQQAIAALGAQLDVDFDRACQLMLDCQGRVIVTGMGKSGHIAGKIAATLASTGTPAFFVHPGEASHGDLGMITRGDVVLALSNSGETSEVTALLPLLKRMGTPLISMTGRPGSTLARHAEAHLNAAVAREACPLDLAPTASTTAALALGDALAVALLEARGFTAEEFALSHPGGSLGRRLLLKVGDLMHQGSRLPQVPLGSPLRDALLEITRQGLGFTCVVDEQGLLAGVYTDGDLRRTLDQYADLRALTVDEVMTRPGKRIGAEVLAAEAVRVMEDNRITALAVVDDQGRPVGALHMHDLLTSGVI; from the coding sequence ATGACCGACACCTCTTCCTTTCGTACCAGCGCCTGTCGCACCCTCGACCTCGAGCAGCAGGCCATCGCCGCGCTCGGCGCCCAGCTCGACGTCGACTTCGACCGCGCCTGCCAGCTGATGCTCGACTGCCAGGGCCGCGTGATCGTGACCGGCATGGGCAAGTCGGGCCATATCGCCGGCAAGATCGCCGCCACCCTGGCAAGCACCGGCACGCCGGCCTTCTTCGTGCACCCCGGCGAAGCCAGCCACGGCGACCTGGGCATGATCACCCGTGGCGACGTGGTGCTGGCGCTGTCCAACTCCGGTGAAACCAGCGAGGTCACCGCGCTGCTGCCGCTGCTCAAGCGCATGGGCACGCCGCTGATCAGCATGACCGGACGCCCCGGCTCGACCCTGGCACGCCACGCCGAGGCGCACCTCAACGCCGCGGTGGCCCGCGAGGCCTGCCCCCTCGACCTGGCCCCCACTGCCTCGACTACCGCGGCCCTGGCGCTCGGCGACGCGCTGGCGGTGGCACTGCTCGAGGCGCGCGGCTTCACCGCCGAGGAGTTCGCCCTGTCACACCCCGGCGGCAGCCTCGGCCGCCGCCTGCTGCTCAAGGTCGGCGACCTGATGCATCAGGGCAGCCGCCTGCCCCAGGTGCCGCTCGGCAGCCCGCTGCGCGACGCCCTGCTGGAGATCACCCGCCAGGGCCTCGGTTTCACCTGCGTGGTCGATGAACAGGGCCTGCTGGCCGGGGTCTATACCGACGGCGATCTGCGGCGTACGCTCGATCAGTATGCCGACCTGCGAGCGCTCACGGTGGACGAGGTCATGACCCGCCCCGGCAAGCGCATCGGCGCCGAGGTACTGGCGGCCGAAGCCGTCAGGGTCATGGAGGACAACCGTATCACCGCCCTGGCGGTGGTCGACGACCAGGGCCGCCCGGTAGGCGCCCTGCACATGCACGACCTGCTCACCAGCGGCGTCATCTAG
- a CDS encoding HAD family hydrolase produces the protein MSPDTPALPPTLIDQARHVRLLALDVDGVFTDGRLYFQADGIEIKAFHTQDGHGIKLLRQAGLEVALITGRDSPMVSQRAAALGIHHVLQGREDKLEALRELCQRLDLGLERVAYGGDDLPDLAAIKRAGLGISVPNAPDYIRAHADWITQRPGGHGAVREICDALLQAQGHWGAVVDTYLHGKR, from the coding sequence ATGAGCCCCGACACCCCCGCCTTACCCCCGACCCTGATCGACCAGGCACGTCACGTCCGCCTGCTGGCGCTGGACGTCGACGGCGTGTTCACCGACGGCCGCCTCTACTTTCAGGCCGACGGCATCGAGATCAAGGCGTTTCATACCCAGGACGGGCACGGCATCAAGCTGCTGCGCCAAGCCGGCCTGGAGGTCGCCTTGATTACCGGGCGGGATTCACCGATGGTCAGCCAGCGCGCCGCGGCGCTGGGCATCCACCACGTGCTGCAGGGCCGCGAGGATAAACTCGAGGCTCTTCGCGAGCTCTGCCAGCGCCTCGACCTGGGGCTCGAGCGGGTCGCCTACGGCGGCGACGATCTACCCGACCTGGCCGCCATCAAGCGTGCCGGCCTGGGCATCAGCGTGCCCAATGCGCCCGACTACATCCGTGCCCACGCCGACTGGATCACCCAGCGCCCCGGCGGCCACGGCGCCGTGCGCGAGATCTGCGACGCACTGCTCCAGGCCCAGGGCCACTGGGGCGCCGTCGTCGACACCTACCTGCACGGCAAGCGCTGA
- a CDS encoding LPS export ABC transporter periplasmic protein LptC: MAIRLPRPSYKLWLLLILLLLGGVLALLDQRDSFGPGPVPRDEAGEPDYYLEDATMTRFDAEGRPHQRLETPRLVHTPHDDVTRAQTPVSRLLDNEGRTWFGHGDVGTLGPGNERLTLAGNARLEAPDEGWRLETDVLHVDLDIGHAFSETTATLFQPPQWTRGERFDAWFDEDRMRLTDNVRGHHPPEVSEEPAS, translated from the coding sequence ATGGCCATCCGCCTGCCGCGCCCCTCCTACAAGCTGTGGCTGCTGCTGATTTTGCTGCTGCTGGGCGGCGTGCTGGCACTGCTCGACCAGCGTGACAGCTTCGGTCCCGGCCCGGTGCCACGCGACGAGGCCGGTGAGCCCGACTACTACCTCGAAGACGCCACCATGACCCGCTTCGATGCCGAGGGCCGCCCTCATCAGCGCCTCGAGACGCCGCGCCTGGTGCACACCCCCCACGACGACGTGACGCGCGCCCAAACGCCGGTCAGTCGGCTACTCGACAACGAAGGGCGCACCTGGTTCGGGCATGGCGATGTCGGCACCCTGGGGCCCGGCAACGAGCGCTTGACGCTGGCCGGCAATGCGCGCCTGGAAGCCCCCGACGAGGGCTGGCGGCTGGAGACCGACGTGCTGCACGTCGACCTCGATATCGGTCACGCCTTCAGCGAGACCACCGCCACCCTGTTCCAGCCGCCGCAGTGGACCCGTGGCGAGCGTTTCGACGCCTGGTTTGACGAGGACCGCATGCGCCTGACCGACAACGTGCGC